One part of the Denticeps clupeoides chromosome 8, fDenClu1.1, whole genome shotgun sequence genome encodes these proteins:
- the pdap1a gene encoding pdgfa associated protein 1a, with amino-acid sequence MPRGGKKGHKGRGKQFSNPEEIDRQMKAQREMEANGDVEKASGSESEEGSSSSDEEHEQKRKGVEGLIEIENPNRVSQKSKKVVEVDVSAPRELTRREREEIEKQKAKERYMKLHLEGKTDQARADLARLAIIKKQREDAAKKRDEVRKAKEAEEAKSKR; translated from the exons ATGCCGAGAGGTG GGAAGAAGGGCCACAAAGGCCGGGGCAAGCAGTTCAGCAACCCGGAGGAGATCGACCGGCAGATGAAGGCGCAGCGGGAGATG GAGGCGAACGGCGACGTGGAGAAGGCGAGCGGCTCGGAGTCGGAGGAgggaagcagcagcagcgacgAAGAGCACGAA CAAAAGCGGAAAGGGGTTGAAGGCTTGATAGAGATCGAAAATCCCAATCGCGTGTCCCAGAAGAGCAAgaaggtggtggaggtggacgtGAGCGCTCCCAGAGAGCTGACGCGGCGTGAGAG GGAGGAGATCGAGAAGCAGAAGGCGAAGGAGCGCTACATGAAGCTGCATCTGGAGGGGAAGACCGATCAGGCCAGGGCCGACCTCGCCCGCCTCGCCATCATCAAGAAACAGAGGGAGGACGCTGCGAAGAAGAGGGACGAAGTGCGGAAgg CAAAAGAAGCTGAAGAAGCCAAATCCAAGCGTTAG